One Cryptosporangium phraense DNA segment encodes these proteins:
- a CDS encoding mycofactocin-coupled SDR family oxidoreductase, which translates to MGQLEGKVAFITGAARGQGRSHALTLAREGADIIAVDVCKQADTVPYPMATPEDLAETVKQVEALDRRIIASEVDIRDFAALKAAADQGVAELGRLDIVLANAGISTPASTLEMDEEVWDEMIEINLTGQWKTIKAAVPHVRAGGRGGSVVITSSLAAIYANNNTAHYSAAKAGLVMFAKVLAKELAPESIRVNTIHPTTVATGMILNEPTYKLFRPDLEHPTRADFEEAALQLNKLPIAAIEPADISNAILYLVSDAGRYVTGTTHVVDAGGQL; encoded by the coding sequence ATGGGACAGCTCGAGGGCAAAGTCGCCTTCATCACCGGCGCCGCCCGCGGCCAGGGCCGCAGCCACGCGTTGACCCTGGCCCGCGAGGGTGCCGACATCATCGCGGTCGACGTCTGCAAGCAGGCCGACACCGTCCCCTACCCGATGGCCACCCCCGAGGACCTCGCCGAGACCGTCAAGCAGGTCGAGGCCCTCGACCGGCGGATCATCGCGTCCGAGGTGGACATCCGCGACTTCGCCGCGCTGAAGGCCGCGGCCGATCAGGGCGTCGCCGAGCTCGGCCGCCTCGACATCGTGCTGGCCAACGCCGGCATCTCCACCCCGGCCTCGACCCTCGAGATGGACGAGGAGGTCTGGGACGAGATGATCGAGATCAACCTGACCGGCCAGTGGAAGACGATCAAGGCCGCGGTGCCGCACGTCCGGGCCGGTGGCCGGGGTGGTTCGGTGGTCATCACCAGCTCGCTCGCCGCGATCTACGCGAACAACAACACCGCGCACTACTCGGCGGCCAAGGCCGGTCTGGTCATGTTCGCGAAGGTGCTGGCCAAGGAGCTCGCGCCGGAGAGCATCCGGGTCAACACGATCCACCCGACGACGGTCGCGACCGGCATGATCCTCAACGAGCCGACCTACAAGCTGTTCCGCCCCGACCTGGAGCACCCGACCCGGGCCGACTTCGAAGAGGCCGCGCTCCAGCTGAACAAGCTGCCGATCGCCGCGATCGAGCCGGCCGACATCAGCAACGCGATCCTCTACCTGGTCAGCGACGCCGGCCGGTACGTCACCGGCACCACCCACGTCGTCGACGCCGGCGGCCAGCTCTGA
- a CDS encoding SPFH domain-containing protein — translation MGLMDKIRGEFIDIIEWLDDSRDTIVWRFPRYQNEIKMGAKLIVRESQVAVFVNEGQIADAFGPGTYTLETQNLPILSTLKGWKYGFNSPWKAEVYFVNTRVFTDMKWGTQNPVTVRDPEFGVVRLRAFGAYAVRVADPKKLLTELVGTDPQFRTEEVAEYLRQLTVSHLGSALATAQVPMIDLAAHQQEIGQRLAGVLSEELAPIGIVIPRFIIENISVPPEVEQALDKRTQMGVLGNLDQYTKFQTANAIEDAANNPGGGAGEGFGLGLGMAAGQRMAQSLNQQAPPAAAGPPPLPTSAWYLGANGQQAGPFDEAALRGQAASGALTRSTLVWKQGMASWLPAEQVPELAGVLGSVPPPLPPQ, via the coding sequence ATGGGCCTGATGGACAAGATCCGCGGCGAGTTCATCGACATCATCGAGTGGCTGGACGACAGCCGCGACACGATCGTCTGGCGGTTCCCGCGCTACCAGAACGAGATCAAGATGGGCGCCAAGCTCATCGTGCGGGAGTCGCAGGTCGCGGTGTTCGTGAACGAGGGCCAGATCGCCGACGCGTTCGGGCCGGGCACCTACACGCTCGAGACCCAGAACCTGCCGATCCTGTCGACGCTCAAGGGCTGGAAGTACGGGTTCAACTCGCCGTGGAAGGCCGAGGTGTACTTCGTCAACACCCGGGTCTTCACCGACATGAAGTGGGGCACGCAGAACCCCGTGACGGTGCGCGACCCCGAGTTCGGCGTGGTGCGCCTGCGGGCGTTCGGGGCGTACGCGGTGCGGGTGGCCGACCCCAAGAAGCTGCTGACCGAGCTGGTCGGCACCGACCCGCAGTTCCGCACCGAAGAGGTGGCCGAGTACCTCCGGCAGCTGACGGTCAGCCACCTGGGCAGCGCGCTGGCGACGGCGCAGGTCCCGATGATCGACCTGGCCGCGCACCAGCAGGAGATCGGCCAGCGGCTGGCCGGCGTGCTGAGCGAGGAGCTCGCGCCGATCGGCATCGTGATCCCCCGGTTCATCATCGAGAACATCTCGGTGCCGCCGGAGGTCGAGCAGGCGCTCGACAAGCGCACCCAGATGGGCGTGCTCGGCAACCTCGACCAGTACACGAAGTTCCAGACCGCGAACGCGATCGAGGACGCCGCCAACAACCCCGGTGGCGGGGCCGGCGAGGGCTTCGGGCTGGGGCTGGGGATGGCCGCGGGTCAGCGGATGGCGCAGTCGTTGAACCAGCAGGCTCCCCCGGCCGCGGCCGGGCCGCCTCCGCTGCCGACGTCGGCGTGGTACCTCGGCGCCAACGGGCAGCAGGCCGGGCCGTTCGACGAGGCCGCGCTGCGTGGACAGGCCGCGTCCGGTGCGCTCACCCGCTCGACGCTGGTGTGGAAGCAGGGCATGGCCTCCTGGCTCCCGGCCGAGCAGGTGCCCGAGCTGGCCGGCGTGCTCGGCTCCGTCCCTCCGCCGTTGCCACCCCAGTGA